AGAAGAACTGGAAGTGGGTGAAGTTGTAAACAGTGAAAATTTCTAGTGACTGAacaattattaaaaatctgTTATACATGTTAAATTAAGGATGTTAAATGTTCATGTCATTCTTAATGAGTTGTGGTTCGTAATTTTGTTTCTGATGACTGGAAATCTCTTTTAGGCTCTTGGCAAGACACTGGGTACAGGAGACGATGATGGAGACCAGGATGTCATTCACAAGTTTTTGAGGGTAATGATGTTTTTCATTGGAATGAAAAGGTCATGCTGAATTAAACATGTTAAGAgcatttgttaaaaaaagaaaaagattaaatgGTTTTGTTAAGTAAAGGAAATAATAAAGCTGTACATGCCCACTTTTTTGCTCTAAACTaggaaggaaaaaggaaaaagatcaTGAAAAAACAATCTGTGTAGAGCTTCACTCTGAAGTGCAGCTCATTGAACAGACTGACTGGATGGCGCTTAGGGATGAGGAAATTATATTAGTACTGAATTTAATGTTAGGATTCATTTTCAGGAGTCATTTAAATGCTTCCTATCAGGAAGTAATGTCCAAGAACTTATAACACCTGTTCTCACAATGTTATCATGACCGCATGAAAAGAATTGTATAGAaacatgtctttgtgtttgactgtgtCTGTTTTAGGAAAAAATGATTGgactctgaattttttttatcctttttaGTTTTTCAAATGTAGTTTTTTAAACAACTTTCTTTGTCAGGGATAAGTCACGAAAGAACATCATTTGTCTATAATGGATGAGTGATACCTGTGAAGATGGGTGACCAATCTTAATGTGTGTCCTCATCCCAACTGTTTTGTAGGATTGTCTCTGATTCCTCTGCTGTGTTTATGTCATTGGCTCCCATTGCGTTGTCTGACAGGCAGTCAAGGAGTTGTGAAGACTTTTACTGTCTGTGTTTATCAAACTGATAACATGTAAATGTATGTAGATATTCTAAGTTTATTTGTTGATGTTATGCATTTGCAGTTCAGCGTTTGTCTCTTTTCAGTTAATGGTGATTTTGAATGACTGTATTTCCATTTGTGTTCTAGTTTCTTCTTGGTGTTTGGGCCAAAGATCTAAACAGCCGGGAGGACCATGTGAAGCGAGGTGTTCAAGGCAAGCTTGCAAGTGCAACCCACTCACAGACGGAATCTTACCTCAAGCCTCTGTTCAGGAAACTCAAAAAGAAGGTATGATTTGAGATAACAAAACATTGGAAGGAGCTACAGGGATTGCATggggtgctttttttttttttattgatgacagTAAGTTTACTAATGATGTCTTCCAGAATTTACCAGCTGACATCAAAGAATCAATCACAGACATCATTAAATTCATGTTGGAAAGAGAATACGTTAAGGTATGTACCTGTCTGATTTTttggtttgttcttttttgcCCATGCCAGCCTTTTTATTGATTTCACAGATTAATCTCTATCTGCTTCTTTGTCCAGGCAAACGATGCGTATTTACAGATGGCCATCGGTAATGCTCCATGGCCTATTGGTGTGACGATGGTGGGCATCCACGCCCGTACCGGACGAGAGAAGATCTTTTCCAAGCATGTGGCCCATGTTCTCAATGATGAGACTCAAAGAAAATACATCCaggtgagatgatgatgatgatgatgattgttcaATTTTATTTAGTATCATGTTGTTATTGTCTTAAATTGGGGGAgacagtggctcagcagtagagcaggtAGTAGAGCGGGTCAGTCTATGATCCAAGATCGGcgattcgattcccgctcctgcccagccacccggattgtgagctgacagtggaaggtgtcagctgacctccagagcactgcagTGGTGCTtatgagcaaggcgccgtcccctttacaagttgctcatgaggggcacaccatgaaggagctgcccgtcacCCTACCCCCCATTGCGTAGCCCCTTGTATgcgtgtgctttcttaatttccctttggggagcatatcagtatattaaataaagtaaataataaaataaataaaattaactacTGACCCCCCACAACTTGTCCCTGAATAAGATGttcttaattttattaacaACTGCCGTATGCACAGTAAAGATGCATTATTTTTACAACATTCAATCAGTGTCACAAATCTTGCACAAGAAGTTAATTTTTTCTGCAGATTGTTTTTCAtctctaaaataaaaattgaggAACGTCTGTCCCCCCCTTGTGGCAAAGAGCGAAATTACACAAACACCGTTGTTAGGCTCCACAGGTGCTGCTGTACTCCTCTAGTCCTTTCCTCCGCTATAGCTGCTCCATCCTTCAGCTCTGGCGAGTCAGTCTTTGCTGAATTGAAGTTAAATGCGTAGCTACCAGGTTACCAGTACAACAATGTCACCACAGACCAAAGCAAAAACATGTATTCATATGATTGTGTAgggtggctgtggctcagtggtagagcgggtcgtccaatgattcaagatcagtGGTTCGATTCCGGCTCccaccgagtcatttgtcgtgtCCTTgtgcaagacactttaccctccttgcctccagtggggccctcgctggtgtgtgaatgtgtgtgattgttccggtggtggtcggaggggccataggcgcagattggcagccacgcctcagTCAGTCTGCCCAAGGGCAGCTGCGGCTACAGACATAGTtaaccatcaccaagtatgaatgaggagtgaatgaataatggatccaatgtaaaagcgactttgtgtgtgtccagaaaagctctatataaatctaatccattattattattattattattattattagacaaaAGTCCTGCATTCTTGCAGGAAAAAAGAGATGCAGCTTTATTGCTCTTGGTAGCTTAATTATCCTTTGGTGTAAACTCGAAACAATGCAAACAGTCTTGTATAATGCAATTGCATAATTGGAAATCTGTTATTCATGAGGAGCGTGTCCTGTGCTCAAACCTGTTCAGTGGATCATTTTCTAGGAGGATTTGCAGATGCTGCTGTGTTGTTCCTCTCAGTATGCAAGCACTCCACTGTCATCTGTTACGACAGTGTAATCATACATGGCATACACATAACAAAACAGATCTAAAAATATTGAAAGGCAAAAAAGGAAattgatccaaaaaaaatattgaaagcCACATTATTTGCTAATCAGTTTAATTAACCCTCTAGGTAGGATTTAGCTTAAAGTTTCACTGCTaggtaattttaaaaattgtttaattttgtctgtctgttcttaATTCTACAGGGACTGAAGAGGCTCATGACTATTTGCCAGAAACACTTCACGACAGATCCATCAAAGTGTGTGGAGTACAACGCTCTCTAACTTGTAATTTTTGCTAAACTGAAGTCAACACAGTCAAGTTCTTTTGACCACAATCCAAAATTTGTTCTGACATTAGCAGATTGCAGAGACTTCTCAAAATCACAAAGTTCATGAATAAGCATCATGTCTGagaaaatacatacagtactttCTTTAAACAGAACGTTGTTGAGTGAGACGTGTTGTAAACAGTCAGGACTTGGTAATGGAAAACTCTGTATTTCCATTACGTCTCTATATCTGCAGATTAATCCGGAGAACACTGAACAACCCTGGATTCTAGTTACCCTTTTCCATGGGAACTACTAGTAAACTtgatgactctgtcattatgtTAATAATCACAAGTCTGCCATCCTTCCAGAGGTCGTGTTTGTAAATGGATGTTCTGAGGAGTCCAATCCAGCATTTCTGTAAATATGAGAAAAAGgactcatttgtttgttttgttttgtattgatGTAAATAAGTTTGATTTTCATTGTGTGTTAAGCAACAGAAATTTTATTACAAAGGAGAGATTGGAGATAtttcaaaactgtttaaaatgaattcaaatttgATTAACTTTGGATGTTTTTCATCAGATAATGAACCCCTTTCATGTGTCTCTGTTCTATTTATGTGAGGAAATAAAGCATTGTTTCCTCACACCAGGGGTTTATAAGTTTAAATACAGTGTGATGGTTAATATTCTTTAAGATAAAAATTGctccattttcttcttttggaCTGTTAATAGGACTGTTTCTATCCACCATAGTCTTTGTTTTGTCATAACAAATGTGTCTATAGGAAAACAGCTTCAATAAAGGGTTCTCCTCTACTTGTACCGTGACTTTCTATAATAAAGTTTTGGATTACCAGTACATTCTGCGTGACAAAGCTTTATTGAGTACATACTACAAAAGTGACAACAGATAATTTATTGTCTCCTACTGCTCTAACAGACGTCTAAGAAACTAGATTAGCAACAGCTGACTGCAGATGGAAACCTTCCAGTGGTCTGCTAAGATGTTAACATCCAGCGTCACATGCTGACCTTATTACATGGAGTAACCATGGTGACCTGATCTGCTCCTTGTGACTGTAATATGTTCTCAGCTGTCTGAGTCCACGTCAGCACAGCTTCAGTCACTGAGCTCTGAACACATCAGTTCTTCAGAGTCCTCAGCTGGACCACTAAACACATGGCAGAGCGAATACAAGTGGGGAAGTGGGGCAGCAATTTCCTGTGAAATTTCAGAAATTCAGGAGCAATTATTAGCCATTAATATATGTAGGGTCTAAAATAATCTCAGAGGATATTCTTCTGTCTGCACGTGAAGCCATTCGTCTTGTCTCTCCAGCATGATGAGATCCAGCATGCTAAATATTTTGTATGTTGCTCAGTCCtatctgttgtgtgtctgtctgctgtgGCATTTGACAAAGGCCTTGCGTTCATGATCCAATGGAAAGTATTTGAAGattgttttaaattaacaaCCCTGCTTGTTTTTGTGGGGTCTGTTATCTCCCAGGCCAGAGAGGAAACAGTTTTAGGTGGATCTGTCAAAGTTTCAAATATGCATTTCTAAACATAGCAAACATTTAGCCATGTAGTTAAACACAAGAAGAATATGAGGATATGCAGGTATGACTGGAACACTCCAACAAGGCAGATCTTTTTGGAAGGATTCTCTACATTAACCAAGTAAACTGCCTATATTTTCATGTCAATGTGCAAATCAAAGAACACGATAAGTTATCTAAGCAAATAATAACctgaccttgtgtgtgttaaGAGTGTGTCGTGCTCGATACTAAAGACAACAACTTAATTCTACAAAGTAGACATGGGTGCGTCTCTATGGAATATTTCAGACCACTCCCCATTTACTTCCACAGATGAGCTTTGTATTTGACTGCCAGCTTGCAAGTTTACTGTAATTAGAGCTTCATTCCTCTTTTCATCTCGACTGGATGGACAGCATTATCGTTGCCAGGCACCTGCAGAGATGGAAACTAATTACTGTTTGTACACTAATATGCTTGCTtctttctgagtgtgtgtgtgggtttgtctTTCTTACTGCGCTCCCTTGCTGGATCTTCATTATTACCTATAATTTCTGTATGTCTGTCAATCTCCTGTGAAGGTTTTGGCTTATATCAGGAGTCACTTAGGTAAATTGATGTCATCATCACCTTGGAAGTGCTGGTTTTATGAGCGGAGCTCAAATGAGGCTTAAAGGTCAGAGCTTTAGCGGGAATGCTAAAGCTTGTGATGAGTGTGATGTATTGGGTCATAAAAGGGAGGAGGCATGGAGGAGGAGACTGTTCACAGAATGCTCTTCATTCGCGGCATAATATGTTTTCATTGATTCAGTGGtaagatttattttcattctattTGTATCCGGTATGTTTGCAATTGAATAAAATGATGGACACGTGTAAGCACATGCCTGGTTTcatgacaaacatttaaaagtatAAATAGAAGAAAGACATCAAAAAGATAAGGGTGAAAGATATGGATGGGAGAGATCCACACAAATGGCTTCATCACAGAGCCATTAGTCATTAGTTCTGCATATTCCAATGTCCCATTATGATCAtttacagcagcagcatcacataatgcatattttcatgtaaattgTCCTTGTGCTGTGAGAAGCAATCACCAGGTTCAGTCTGCTTTTATGTCAGAGGACGGCAGGGGAAGTGAACGCCATAACATTGTAGACTGGAGAACACTGTCTGAGAAGTTGGATGGGGTGGAAATGCACAGGTCACGAGGAGATTACAAACAGCTCCAAATATGttctctctcctctgcttttttttaacatcttcaCACTGACTTTGTCCTCTCATTTGTCCGGTCGTTCTCCCACTGCTGGAGAGGGCCCTGCTGTTAGAAAAACAGCAGGTCTACACTTAATAATAGTCAGTCATttgggattgtgtgtgtgtgtgtgtgtgtgtgtgtgtgtgtgtgtgtgtgtgtgtgtgtgtgtgtgtgtgtgtgtgtgagggagagagagagagagagagagagagagagagagagagagagagagagagagagagagagagagagagagagagagagagagaaatggactTCTCCCTTTTAACCAACAGTTCTGAGAAAACCCAAAGCCTAATAATCCTAATTGGATTATAGGATGAGGAATCTTAATTGACTTTGTGAGGCGTTTTCTTTCAACCCTCGTTTTGTAGGTTTGCGCGATAAGCTTCAGACAGTGCGTGAGACAGAAACACTTCCACTCCCAGAGGACGCGCACACCGTCGGTGTCTCCTGTGCGTCAAAGGAagagtctgcccccccccccccccccaacagcagacacacacatgatgacAGAACGTGTGGCACACCAGGGTCGATAGAGCTGCTGGTGAAACATCTTCTGTGCCCGCTGATGGTATGAACGTTCTACAGCCACAAAACGCCAGAGTTGGCGACATCGGGGAGGACGCGGATGAGAGGTACCGCGCTCTCGCCATCGACACGGCCGTCAGCACCGCGGTGGCTGTGGTGGTGTATGTGCTGGTCAAAGTCAGCCTGGATGGCATCAGGCAGTGGCGGGCCAGGATCTCGATGCTCATCGTGGGCTCTGGACCCGTGGGGCTGACTGCCGCGTTGGTTGCTGTCCGCTCCGGTAAGGTGCTGAAGCTGACCGTGCTGGATGAGAGGTACCGGAGCGCCCTGCTCTGCCGGCCCCAGCAGATCGCTCTGGATCCCCGCAGCGTGAAGTTTCTGCTGGGACTCGGTGTGGACTTCGATAACATGGAAGGCTGCTGGCACAACGATCACTTCTTCACCAGGATAGGGGTGTTTCAGGAGTACCTGCTGAGCATCctggagcagaagaagcagaaagtGGAGGTGAAGGTGCAGCTGGGAACCAAGGTCAGCCCATCactgactccacacacactgtCGGTCATCTTCTGGTTTGTGACATGTTGCATCTCCTATGTTACCTCGTCAGTTCCCTTTTCTGAAGcacataattaaaaatatatagagCACTGGTCGGGAAATAACCCGTGGTGACTTTCTGCTGCTCTCCGTATGAACCATTTAGCCCATCCTGCAGCACACACGATATTTTAATTCTACTTTATTTCATCATCAACCAAAATGTTGTAAATTATACCATTCAAAAGCAATTACCCTTATGTCTAATTTGCATATTCACACCAGACATGCTGCACATGCATGCAGATCAGAGTGGGAGTGGGCTCATCAGTGGAAAAAACCTgtaacaaaaacagacattaaaCCTGTGGAAAATACAGGACAGGACTGCAGCTTATGTTATTAAAATTAGATGTATTTTAAATAGCAGTCCTAATTCATATGCCCAAATCCAATCCATATTAAATTAAACGTTAGAGTGGGCTTGATTCCATAACACAACATCGGATACACCATCAACTGTGATGCCatgaacactgaaaaaaacacatttgccaTCCCAGTTCCATAAAGTTCTGTTTTATCCTCACTGTAAAATCTTTAGGATGGTTTGCTTGGAGTTGAAACTTGCCACCATGACGTGAAACCACCGTCATGAAAACCTCAGAGGGGTTTCTCAGAGAGTTTTCAA
This region of Antennarius striatus isolate MH-2024 chromosome 4, ASM4005453v1, whole genome shotgun sequence genomic DNA includes:
- the prpf18 gene encoding pre-mRNA-splicing factor 18 isoform X2, which produces MDILKAEIARKRKLIEEKELVDDTKKFFKRADLARKEKEEYYRRCGYKIDKKEEDDPSSSSNPVLELELTEEKLPMTLSRQEVIRRLRERGEPIRLFGESDYDAFQRLRKIEILTPEVNKGLRNDLKAAMDKIDQQYLNEIVGGTESGELDTQHDLKVLEENTTIEELEALGKTLGTGDDDGDQDVIHKFLRFLLGVWAKDLNSREDHVKRGVQGKLASATHSQTESYLKPLFRKLKKKNLPADIKESITDIIKFMLEREYVKANDAYLQMAIGNAPWPIGVTMVGIHARTGREKIFSKHVAHVLNDETQRKYIQGLKRLMTICQKHFTTDPSKCVEYNAL
- the prpf18 gene encoding pre-mRNA-splicing factor 18 isoform X1; this translates as MDILKAEIARKRKLIEEKELVDDTKKFFKRADLARKEKEEYYRRCGYKVQRDTPESQIDKKEEDDPSSSSNPVLELELTEEKLPMTLSRQEVIRRLRERGEPIRLFGESDYDAFQRLRKIEILTPEVNKGLRNDLKAAMDKIDQQYLNEIVGGTESGELDTQHDLKVLEENTTIEELEALGKTLGTGDDDGDQDVIHKFLRFLLGVWAKDLNSREDHVKRGVQGKLASATHSQTESYLKPLFRKLKKKNLPADIKESITDIIKFMLEREYVKANDAYLQMAIGNAPWPIGVTMVGIHARTGREKIFSKHVAHVLNDETQRKYIQGLKRLMTICQKHFTTDPSKCVEYNAL